From Lewinellaceae bacterium:
TGGCAACTATTGCGTATCCGACAATACCCTGATTGTTGACATAACCGATAATGTGGATCTGGATTTCATTTACCACTATCTCATCAACCTGGACTTGAACAAGATAATTTTTGGATCTGGCCAGCCACTAATTACAGGGGGGCAACTCAAGGAATTATTGATCTTCTTACCACCTAATAAAACTGAGCAAACTGCCATCGCCCGCGCCCTTTCCGACATGGATGCGGAGATCGAACAGTTGGAGGCGCAGCTGACGAAGTACCGGCGGGTGAAGGAGGGGATGATGCAGGAGTTGTTGACGGGGAAAAAGAGGTTGGTATGATGGGGGAAGGGAAGCATACCGTAAACGCTTACAGTATATTCGACATTGCAAGATGGCAAACGGAGCTACAGGAAAATCTGTCAGATGCGCAGCAACCCAGTCCGAAGGAGTTGATTACCCTGCCTACCCTTCAACGTGGTTTTGTATGGAAACCATATCAAATGGAGGCTCTCTGGGACTCGATCTTGCGAGGTTATCCTATTGGGGCCTTGCTGCTTTCAAAATCAGGTAACGGAAAAGACCTGCTGGATGGACAACAGCGCTGCACTACCATTGCGCTGGGGTTTCAGGATCCTTTTGAGGAAGTGAAAGATATCTTGAATTTGAAGGAGAATGTACCATCCATTTGGATGGACCTTCAACCGCTTGAGCGTAACAAGTACGGTTTGAGATTTGGAGTGCGGGTGCTTACGCGTTCCCACCCGTGGGGTTATCAGTTGGCGGATCACCGCAGACCGATACCTACCAGCCAGCGTGAAAAAGCACTTGAATATCTGAGGAAACGGCAGGGCCCCCCAAAGTGTGGCTTTTCAGAGATAACCAGCGAATTCAGAACACCATGGGATGCGTATTTTCCCGTTCCCTTATTCATGCTGCTCAAAGCGAACAACAGCACGTTCGAGATATGGCGCGATGAATTGCGGGAGCGTATGTCCTCACTTTTGGCTGGCATTGAGACCAGGTATGGTGAGGTTTCCTACAGCGAAGTGGAGGAGTCATGGTTGTGTAATACCTATCATGCGGTTCTCTCGGCAAAAGAGCTGCTACTGCCTGAGATACTCGTAAACAAAGAGGCGATGACTGAGGATGACAATCTATCCGAAAGTGAGAAAGATGCCACCTTATTCATACGATTGAATGCGGAGGGAACCCGTATTACCGGACAGGAACTGATCTATTCGATGCTTAAAGCAGTATTTCCTGAAGCCAAGAAGCTAGTGGAGGAGATCGATCTACGGTTCATTGCTCCGAGTAAATTGGTCAACTTGTTCATCCGTTTGGTACTTATTCGTCAAGACTCCAGCCTGGCCTACCAACGGGAAGTGCCGCTAAACAGATTTCGTAACCATTTGAAAGATGATTCATTCAAGGAAGCTTTGAAGAAGCTGATCGAGAGCCCTCAGGCGAAATCCCTGACCGAGCGGGCCAACGTCATCCTTTCCAATCACGCTCTTGGCTTGCCTAAGATCTTCATCAGGGAAATGATCTCCGGTATTCCGGACCTTTTGCTGGTTCTCTTAGTTTATCTGGATAAGAATGAGAAAGTGAATGATGAAGAAAAGGCGGCTATTCGCAGTTCTTTTCTGCATGTTTTCCTGTTGGGCCGCAAGAAGGATCGTGTTGCAGCAGAGCTCTTCGAGATTTTGGCGAATGGGCAATTCAGCTCCTGGGGGCAGGCTATGAAAAGTGTCGTAGAACAGAAACCGGAGCTGATTCTTCACCTGCTGAAGCCAGAAGACTTTGAAGTAATGTTGCTGGATAAGGTGATGCCACAATATATCGAGCATCAATATCATTTCAACGACCTAAATTTGATCCGACAAATCCTTAAAGAGAGCGGGAGTATTAGAAAAAAGTTTGTCTTGAATCGATTGCAAGAAAATCCGGACACGGAAGAAATTTTGGAGCAAGAGATAAGCCAGGCAGCCGAGTATTGGGTAGACTTAAGCAGTAGACTCTTCTGGAACAAACAACTTCTCGTCATTAGTCAGAGGCAATACTTCAATCAAGAGTTTAGGGAGTACATGGAATTTGAGGGTATTGAGGACACCAATCGCCCTTGGGATTGGGATCATATTTACCCGAATAGCTGGGTAAGCGGAAAACATCATGTGTCGAATTTGGTACGCTGGTTAGTGAATACCAACGGTAATTTTCGTGCCCTTTCTTTTAACGCGAACAGAAGCGAGAGCAATCATCAATCTCCTAGAAGGCGTTTCCAAGGTGATGAAGAAGAAAAGAAGGCGTACAGGATTGACAGTTTCATCAACGAAAGTGATCTTGAGCATTGGCTGGAGTTGTCCGAAACAGAAAGAAAATTGAAGAGTGAGAACCGCGAGAAAGTAGCTCATTTCGTAAAAGCAGTATTCAAAAGGGTCAACAATATTTATCGTGATTGCTATACGGTGATCACTGAAACATCCGAAGTAAAATACCACCCATGAGCAAAGTCGGCCAAACCGAACGCCACACCCAAAACCGCGTCATCCGGCTTTTCCAGCAAAAGCTCGGCTACCGCTACCTCGGCAACTGGGAAAAGCGGGCCGGCAACCGCAACATTGAAGAAGGTATCCTGAGGGAGTACCTGAAAAAGCACTACACTAACAATCTCATCAACAAAGCCCTGCACAAGCTCAATCAGGCCGCCAACGACCAGGGCAAAAAGCCGTACTACGTCAACCAGGAAGTATACACCCTGCTGCGCTACGGCGTCAACGTGCTTCCGGAGATCGGGAAAAACAAGGCCACCGTCTGGCTGATCGACTGGGACAATCCGGAGCACAACGACTTTGCCGTTGCCGAAGAGGTGGCAGTCAAGGGCGTCCGCGACAAGCGGCCCGACCTGGTGCTGTACGTCAACGGCATTGCCCTGGGCGTGATCGAGCTGAAGCGCAGCACGGTTTCCATCCTGGAGGGCATCCGGCAGAACCTGGACAACCAAACCAACCAGTTCATCCGGCCCTTCTTTTCCAGCATTCAATTGGTCATGGCCGGCAACGACCACGAGGGCCTCGCCTACGGCGCCATAGAGACCAAAGAAAAGTACTACCTGCGGTGGAAAGAAGCCAATGAAAAAGACAACCCCAACGATGCGTACCTGCTGCAGCTGAACGAACCCATCCGGAAGCTGGCGGCTACGGTGGAGCACCGCCTCGACAAGAACATCATACAGATGCTCAACAAGGAGCGGTTCCTGGAACTGATCCACGATTTTATCGTCTACGACCGGGGCGTCAAGAAGATCTGCCGCCACAACCAGTACTTCGGCGTCAAGGCGGCGCAGGAGCACGTCCGGACGCGGGAAGGGGGCATCGTCTGGCATACCCAGGGCAGCGGCAAGAGCCTGACCATGGTATGGCTCACCAAGTGGATCCGCGAAAATGTGGGCCACGCCCGGGTGCTGGTCATTACGGACCGCACCGAGCTGGATGAACAAATTGAGAAAGTGTATAAGGGCGTAGATGAGCAAATTTACCGCGCCGGTAGCAGCAAGGATCTGGCCGACAAACTAAACGCTACCTCTCCCTGGCTGCTTTGTTCGCTGGTGCACAAATTCGGCGGCAAAGAGGAAGTCAGCGAAAAGGATGTCGACAACTACCTCGACAGCCTGAAGAGCAACCTGCCCACCGACTTCCGGGCGAAGGGAGACATTTACGTTTTCGTGGACGAGTGCCACCGTACGCAGAGCGGCAAGCTGCACCAGGGCATGAAGGCACTGTTGCCCGACGCCTTGTTCATCGGCTTTACCGGCACGCCACTGCTCAAAAAGGACAAGAAGGCCAGCCTGGAGGTCTTTGGAAAGTACATCCACACTTACAAATACGACCAGGCGGTAAAGGACGAGGTGGTGCTCGACCTGCGCTACGAGGCCAGGGATGTGGAGCAGAAACTCAACTCCCGGGAAAAGATAGACGAATGGTTTGAGTTGAAAACCAGAGGACTGACCGACTACGCTAAGGCGGAACTGAAGCAACGATGGGGCAACCTCAAAAAGCTGTTCAGCGCCAAATCCCGCCTGGAGAAGATCGTCATGGACATCATCCTGGACATGGAGAAGAAGGAACGCCTGCGCAACGGGCGCGGCAACGCCATGCTGGTGTCCGATAGCGTGTACAACGCCTGCCGCTACTACGAGCTGTTCCAGAATGCCGGGCTGAAGCAATGCGCCATCATCACCTCATACACTCCATCGCACCGGGACATCAAAGGCGAAGAAACCGGCGAAGGGCGCACCGAGCAGCTCATCAAGTACGACATCTACAAGAAGATGCTGGGGCAATACTTCCATGAGGATCCCGAAACAGCCGTCAATAAGGTGGAGCAATTCGAAAAGGAAGTCAAGAAGATGTTCGTCGAAGACCCGGCGCAGATGAAGCTGCTCATCGTGGTGGATAAGCTGCTGACCGGATTTGACGCGCCGTCCGCCACCTACCTCTACATCGACAAAAGCATGAAGGATCACGGCCTGTTCCAGGCCATCTGCCGGGTCAACCGCCTGGACGGGGAAGACAAAGAGTACGGATTCATCATCGACTATAAAGACCTGTTCAAAAGCCTGGACAAAGCCGTCAAAAATTATACCTCCGAAGCCTTCGACGCCTACGATGTGGAAGACGTGGCGGGCCTACTGGAAGACCGGCTGAAAAAAGGCAAAGAGCGGCTCGACGACGCCCTGGAGGCCGTCAAAGCCCTCTGCGAGCCGGTGGAGCCGCCCCGGGAGCAGCTCCAGTACCAGCGCTACTTCGTCGGCAACCCGGAGGACCGGGAAGCGGTCAAGGACACCGAACCCCAGCGGAGGAGCCTGTACAAGGCGGTGTCGCAGTTGGTAAGGGCTTACGCCAACGTTGCCGACGACATGGAGGAGGCAGGCTATCACCCGGCCACGGCACAGCGCATTTTCGAGGAGGTGAAATTCTACAAAAACCTGAAGCAGGAAGTCCTCATTGCCAGCAACGAATACATCGACCTGAAACGCTACGAGCCCGGCATGCGGCAGCTCATCGACTACTACATCGGCGCCGAGGAAAGCCGTACGCTTTCCACCTTCGAAGACCTCGGCCTGATAGAACTCATCGTCGAGAAGGGCGAAACGGCCATCGACGACCTTCCGCCGAATATGCGAAAGGACAAAACCGCCATGGCGGAAACCATAGAGAGCAACCTGCGCAAAGTCATCATCGAAGAGCGCCCCAGCAATCCGGCCTACTACGAAAAAATGAGCGTGCTGCTGGACGAACTCATACAGCTGAGAAAGGAAAAGGCCATAGCGTACGAGCAATACCTGAAGCGCGTAGTAGAACTGGCCGGGAAAACCAAAAAGCCGGGCGCCGGTTCCCCGGATTATCCGTCCGCCATCAATACCGGGGCCAGAAGAGCGCTTTACGACAACCTCTACAGGAATGAAAAGCTTACCGTGGCGCTGGACGAAGCGGTGCGCTATACCAAAAAGGACGCCTGGCGGAAAAATAAGTTCAGGAAGAAAGAAGTGCAGTTTAAAGTGGAGGAAGTCCTGAACGAACACGGCATCCATGCCCCGGAAGAAGTAGAAAGGATCTTCAATCTCATTGTCCAACGGAAAGAATACTGATGGCTCAGATCACGGTCAGCGGCATCGCGGTAGACATCGTGCGCAAGGACATCAAAAACATGCACCTGGCAGTATACCCACCGGACGGGCGGATCCGCCTGGCCGTCCCCCTGCGCGTGACGGACGAGGCCGCCCGTCTGTTCGCCATCTCCAAGCTGGGCTGGATCAAACGCCACCGCCGGCGATTCGAAGAGCAGGAACGGGAGCCGCCCCGGGAATTCCGGGAGCGGGAGAGCCATTATTTTCTGGGCCGCCGATACCTGCTCCGCATCCGGAAAACGGAGGGCGCCGGCCGGGTGGAGCTGAAGGGGAATACCTATCTCGATTTGTACGTCCCCGAAGGCGCCTCCCTCGAATATAAAGAGCGCACTCTGAACGAATGGTACCGGAAGCAACTCAAGCAGATGCTGCCGGAAATGGTGGCCCGCTGGGAGCAAAAGATGGACCTGAAGGTCAATTTCTGGGGCGTCAAACGGATGAAGACAAAGTGGGGCTCCTGCAACATCGAGCAGAAACGGATCTGGCTCAACCTGGAGCTGGCCAGGAAGCCCGCCTCCTGCCTGGAATACATCCTGGTGCACGAGATGGCGCACCTGCTGGAACGGCATCACAACGGCCGCTTCAAAGCGTTAATGGATCATTATTTGCCCAACTGGAAGCATCGGCGGGAGGAGTTGAATAGGCTGCCGGTGCGGCATGTGGATTGGGGGTATTGATTAAGTTCAATGCCATTTTCGGAGGCGTTGCTCGTAGTTCGATCATCTTGATCGAACGCGCCGTAGGCGCAAAAAACATTGATCGCAGGCACGTACGACCCTCCTACGCCAAGGCTTTGGATGGGCAGGCAGGATGATCGCTGCACGAATAAGTTTGTCGAAGACGATTTTCGCCATTAGCATCCCGGCTTTTTTCTGAAAAAATTTTATTCCTGTATCTCCGACAAACGCTGCCGGGTTAGCCTACTGGGAGCCAACGGAAAACCCGGCAGGTTGAAACGTATCCGGAAATAAATTTCAGCTTGCCTCTCTACAATGTTTCCATTATCTTGACGCCAAATCCAGGACTATGACGGCTGAGGAATATTTTGAACAAGGCAAAACGCTCTACGAGGAGGGGGAGTATGAGGGGGCGGAGGCGGCGTATAAGAAAGCGGTTGAGTTGGATGAAAGGCATGTGGAGGCGTGGGTAGGGCTGGCTAGCGCTTACTGGAAAATTGAAAAGTATGAGCAGGCGCATAAGGCTTGCCAGGAAACCATTTCAATGGATGCGGATCATGCTTTTGCAAGATACAGACTGGGAACTATCCACGATGACTTAAAGCAGTACGACCAGGCCATTGAGGCTTACCAAACCGCGATACAACTTGACCCGAAATCTGCATACTCTTGGAAAGGGCTGGGCAATGTCTACAGGGAACAAAAGCAGTACGGCCAGGCCATCGAAGCCTACCAAACCGCCATCCAACTCGACCCGAAATTAGCACTCCCCTGGAACGGGCTGGGCAATGTTTATTGGGACCAAAAGCAGTATGGCCAGGCCATCGAGGCCTTCCAAACCGCCATCCAACTCGACCCGAAATTAGCACTCCCCTGGAACGGGCTGGGCAACGTCTATAGGGAGCAAAAGGCGTACAGCAAGGCCATCGAGGCCTTCCAAGCTGCCATCCAACTCGACCCGAAATTTATACTCTCCTGGCACGGGCTGGGCATTGTCTACGATATGTTGCAGGAGGGAAGTAAGGCAGGGCGATGCTTCCTGCGAGCGGAGGCACTAGGGCAGGAAGCATTTGCCCACAATTACTTTGTTGCATTCTCCAAACTGGAAACCCACCCCTTCTTCTCCTACCGCATCATACAGAGCTATATGCCGCCGGAGGATTATGCCCAATGGAGCAGATACATTCGCATCACTCTAGAAAACGCCACTCCCCTCAAAGCTTACATCACCTGGCAGAGCCTGCGGGCGGAGTGGGGTGGGCTGCCGGAGGAAAAATGGCGGCTCTGGCTGGGCTTGATCCACTACTTTATGGGCGACCCTTCCGTTGCCCTGCAGTATCTGAACCAGAGCCAGGCGGGGCGCTCCGGGCTGAGCCTGATGGCCGCCTACTATCAGGTTCAGGCCTGCTACGATTTTTTTGAGCCGGATGAACCGTATCTTCAACCGGCGCTGAAACAGGCGGAAACTTATCTTGGGCCCAAACCTTCTTTTTGGAAACGGCTGTTGAGCAATACCCCCCGGCTCGATACGGAAGGCATCCTGCAGTGCTACTACGCCGGGCAGATCTTCGTTTTCAACCAGGAACCGGAAAAAGCGCTCATCTGCTTTGAACGAATAGAGAAAGAATATCTCCCCGCAGCCTATATGGCGCTGCAAATGTGCCACGAACTACAATACCAAAAGCGAAAGGAACAGAAGGTGAAAGCTTTGATCAAGCGGGAGGCCCGGCAGCAGCAGTTTACCAAGGGGCTTGCCGCTACCGAGCTGAACCTGGACGATCCGCAGTTCTGGAAGCCTTTTTTCCACGTGGCACAGTACTTCGAGCTGACGGAAGCCATCGCTACTTTTCGTTTTGCGGCTTCGCGCGCCAAATACAGGAAACCCCCGTACGTTCAAAACCCCAAAGCGCAGAAGTATTTCCATCAACTCTGGAAGATCCGCTCCGAAGACTGGCGGCGCATCAACGCCCGCATCCTCGAAGAGCTCAACTACCGGGCCTTCGATCAACTTTTTGAGGAGGAACTACAGCCCAAAGTTAAAACCGCCCCAAAACTTTCCGAGGCAATGATCGAAGAGCGGCTGGATCAGTACGAAAATGCAGGACTACGCAGCGCCTTCGAGCATCTGCGCGCCATGGCGGTAAAGGGAAAAGCGGAGCAGGGGCTGGGCGAGCTCATCAAAGCCGGGCAGTTTGAGCCGGAGCAGTACCAGTTGCTCAATGCCTACTTTTACAGCAATGGCCAGTTGGAGGACTACGAGCGCATCCTACTCGACTTTTACATCCTCCTCCAGGCGGAAATGAAGGATGGTCAACTATCCAAAGTGCAACTCGCCGGCGTGAAGAAAAGCGCTGACGCCGTCATCACCGACAGCCTCTCTTACGCCATCGGCTTTGGCGCCAGCCTGATGGTGCCGGGGCTGCCGGCGGTTGTCACGGCAGTAGGCGGCGTGCTCGGCGGCTACGCCATCAAGATGGGAGCAGGGGCGCTGACGGAATTATTTATGGGCTTCATCCAGGAAGAGGAGCCCGCTTTTGAATCTTACGCTGATTTTAAGGAGCAATTTGAAGGGTATATCGGTGAGCGGCGGCGGGTGCTGGGGGAGGAGGGGTTTTATGAGCGGTATCCGGTGGATGAGTTGTATAATTCGCACTAAGCCGCCCGCTGCAAATGCTCAAACTGCAGTGCTTTCAGGCCTTTCTTGAAGAGGGGGAAATCAAAATCTATACTACTGGACATTACCTCTTTTTTTGCCACTAAGACACTAAAACACGAAGATTACACTAAGGCTTGGTGGGTCTTTGAGCCTTGGTGTCTTTTGCCAAAGGCATCCCTTCGGGAGTGGCTAGACTGCTTTGCCATCATTTTGTCCAGTAGTAGGATAAAAACCCTTCGCAAGGCCAACCTCTTTCTCCAGTAAGTATTTTAGCCGGTAACTCAGGTTGAACTTGCTGCCTATCCTTTCCGGGGCGATCTGCTTGATGAAGGTGAAGTTTGAGAATTGCTTCATCTCATCCTACTACCAAATCAGAGGACTTAACCCCAAGCACGATTGCTATCATTCTCAATTTCACCAGATTGGGTTGCCGGATATTATGGGCATAATCATAGACCGTCTGATAGGAGATACCCGTTTTTTTGGAGAGCCATAAAATGGACCGTTCTTGTTGCTCAAGCTCTTCAAGTATTCGGTTCAGTTTCCGTGGTATATCAAATTCTTCCTTTCCCAATTATTTTTTCAGAAAGATACTTCTGAAGAGAGGTGTAAAATATTTGATAAATAAATTAATCTATATTTTAGATAAAAATTATCTAAAATTTTAGATAATTTCGTGGTGTTTTTATTGCAAGCTACCTATTAACACCAACCTTATGATAACATATTATTTAAAGGAACACTCTCAAGTAGGTTATGCCTCTCCTGTCAAAAACACCCCTGTCAGCCAAAAGAATAGGCCGAATAACTTTTTTATTCTTTTTATTCTTGCCCTGATAGCCATTGGGGTAGTGATGCTAGCCAAACGTGGCTTCAAAGATGTAGTCGAGTATAACGATGAGGGTAATGCCCGATTAACACCCGAAAGAGAAGCAGAAATTGAACAAGCCAAAGACAGGCTGGATCAAGCCGAGGTCTATCTATTGATAGCTATATATGACCATTATATTGAGTGCCCACTCTGCCCTGATGGCCGTCTTTGGATAAAAGAAGGAGAAATTGCGAAGATTGGCACCACAGTGAACACAACAAGCCGGTATGACAAGGCTTTTTATAAGAAGCATGGTGTTGAATACATTACGTATATTAGAGGGTCAATTGAATTGGTACTCAAAACAGAAATTGAACTATTGGGCAAGTACCCGTTGATGCCAGAAAATCTGGCGAGGGAGCACCCCCTGTTATTTCCACCCCTGAATAGCAAACTCAAATAAGAATCTTATGAGTAACAACACAACGATAGAGGTGAGCAACCCGAACGAAACCGAGAAATTCACGGTTACCCGGCAGATTGATGCTGATGTTGAGGACAAAGTTGATCGACTGGCTTTTCAGCAAGCGGCTTTGCAAATTGAACTTCCCGAAGTGATTGCCGATCATGAGTTTGTTTTTGTTACCTTAATCTGTCAGGCAACAGATGAGGGTAAAAATGAAGTATGGGAGAATGAGGGTGGAGCCTATATTACCATCACGCTTCCTCATGATTTCGTGCTTAATCATCCTTTAACAGATGTAACGGAACAATTCTTAACGACTTACAAAAATTTCATCGGAGAAGTTGAAGAAGTACCTCCTATCTCTTCGCTTGAAGCTGATTGAAACTTTTGGTAATAAAAAGACGGTTGACCCGGATCAAGCATGACTTATAAAAAACGCTGATGAAAGGATTAAGTATATTCTATAATGGCAAAAAGATCAGGATGCACCCCAATGCCTACACAGATCACGGTTACGGCAGGGGTATCCCACCTTTCCGGACACTGGAGGCCGGCCTCTCCGACGAAGCCTTCGGCAAAAACATACAGGATATGCTTGATCATTCCAAAAGCGGCTTACCGTTTAAAATGATTACAGACGAGGAAGTAAAGGCCTATTTCAAAGCTTTTGGTGTGCGCTCTGACCGTCAACTGGGCGTTGGTGTTCATATCACCCTGGAAGATAGCCAATACACGGTAACCCCGATCAACAAACGGGGACTATTTGGCGAGCCAGAAGAAGTAGTAGAGCCAAGTTTGTTACTCCATGCGGTGAAAAATGGCCTGGGACTGGAAGAAAAAGAAATTGCCTGAAATTGTTTTAACTGTTTCAGGAGAAGGCTATTTCCCAATACAAAACCTCCCAAAAATATTCCCCAACAGATCACCTGCTGGAACGGCACCACAACGGCCGCTTCAAAGCGTTAATGGATCATTATTTGCCCAACTGGAAGCACCGCCGGGAGGCGTTGAATAGGCTGCCGGTGCGGCATGTGGATTGGGGGTATTGATGCTTTCAGAAGAGGGGCATTATGGGGGGATGGAACGTGAATTGGTGCGGTCGCCGTCGCTCATAGCTTGCCCAGTATAAGTCGGAGTGCAATAGGAAATTGCACCCCGACAACGCTATTCACGCCGCCTGCCGCAACAGCGCCCCGATGATCTCCAGGATATCCTTCTTGAAAGCCGCCTTGTCGAAGCCCTTGACCCCGCCCGGCCGCTCCAGGCACTGGAGGAAGCCTTCCAGGACGTATTGGTCGTATTCCCAGTCGTTCATCTGGAGGGCTTTTTGGTAATCGAGGTCTATGGTCAGGAACCACCGCTTTTCTTCCTTTAAATATTCATTCTTATTGCTTCTGTGCCGCTCCGACAGCTTTTCGCTGATGGTTGGGCTATAGGTGATGCTGGCTACAGCATAGCCGTATTTTGAAAGATCAATCCTTTCGTTAATGAACGTAATTATCCGGCCAACGTTGCCTTTCCTCATCAGGGCGGGGCCCTTAACAGATAATATGTGAAATTGCGGTACTTTCAACTCCTTCATCGGTATATTTTATTGCCGGGCGGGCGTTTAAGCCAAAGCCCTGTTGTTTTCAATCGCATCAGGTTCTCGTGATGCTTTTTGTACAAGTATATGCTGTCCAGCTGTACTTTAAAGCAATAGTCTTTTGTGCCATAGTTTTGCTCTATCAATTATGCAACCTGCTGCAACTGCTCAAACCGCAGCGATTTCAGGTCCTCCTTGAAGAGAGGCAAATCAAAATCCTGGGGCAGTTCCATCTCTTCCATTGCCGCAATGAATTGCTCCAGCATCAGGCGAAAAAATTGAGCCTCATCCGCTTCGACGGCTTGTTGGGGGTCCATAAGGTATTGGACCTCCAGCGTCTTTTCAGACGGAATATATTCACTGATGGGCGGGAATACTTCG
This genomic window contains:
- a CDS encoding DUF262 domain-containing protein — encoded protein: MMGEGKHTVNAYSIFDIARWQTELQENLSDAQQPSPKELITLPTLQRGFVWKPYQMEALWDSILRGYPIGALLLSKSGNGKDLLDGQQRCTTIALGFQDPFEEVKDILNLKENVPSIWMDLQPLERNKYGLRFGVRVLTRSHPWGYQLADHRRPIPTSQREKALEYLRKRQGPPKCGFSEITSEFRTPWDAYFPVPLFMLLKANNSTFEIWRDELRERMSSLLAGIETRYGEVSYSEVEESWLCNTYHAVLSAKELLLPEILVNKEAMTEDDNLSESEKDATLFIRLNAEGTRITGQELIYSMLKAVFPEAKKLVEEIDLRFIAPSKLVNLFIRLVLIRQDSSLAYQREVPLNRFRNHLKDDSFKEALKKLIESPQAKSLTERANVILSNHALGLPKIFIREMISGIPDLLLVLLVYLDKNEKVNDEEKAAIRSSFLHVFLLGRKKDRVAAELFEILANGQFSSWGQAMKSVVEQKPELILHLLKPEDFEVMLLDKVMPQYIEHQYHFNDLNLIRQILKESGSIRKKFVLNRLQENPDTEEILEQEISQAAEYWVDLSSRLFWNKQLLVISQRQYFNQEFREYMEFEGIEDTNRPWDWDHIYPNSWVSGKHHVSNLVRWLVNTNGNFRALSFNANRSESNHQSPRRRFQGDEEEKKAYRIDSFINESDLEHWLELSETERKLKSENREKVAHFVKAVFKRVNNIYRDCYTVITETSEVKYHP
- a CDS encoding HsdR family type I site-specific deoxyribonuclease, which encodes MSKVGQTERHTQNRVIRLFQQKLGYRYLGNWEKRAGNRNIEEGILREYLKKHYTNNLINKALHKLNQAANDQGKKPYYVNQEVYTLLRYGVNVLPEIGKNKATVWLIDWDNPEHNDFAVAEEVAVKGVRDKRPDLVLYVNGIALGVIELKRSTVSILEGIRQNLDNQTNQFIRPFFSSIQLVMAGNDHEGLAYGAIETKEKYYLRWKEANEKDNPNDAYLLQLNEPIRKLAATVEHRLDKNIIQMLNKERFLELIHDFIVYDRGVKKICRHNQYFGVKAAQEHVRTREGGIVWHTQGSGKSLTMVWLTKWIRENVGHARVLVITDRTELDEQIEKVYKGVDEQIYRAGSSKDLADKLNATSPWLLCSLVHKFGGKEEVSEKDVDNYLDSLKSNLPTDFRAKGDIYVFVDECHRTQSGKLHQGMKALLPDALFIGFTGTPLLKKDKKASLEVFGKYIHTYKYDQAVKDEVVLDLRYEARDVEQKLNSREKIDEWFELKTRGLTDYAKAELKQRWGNLKKLFSAKSRLEKIVMDIILDMEKKERLRNGRGNAMLVSDSVYNACRYYELFQNAGLKQCAIITSYTPSHRDIKGEETGEGRTEQLIKYDIYKKMLGQYFHEDPETAVNKVEQFEKEVKKMFVEDPAQMKLLIVVDKLLTGFDAPSATYLYIDKSMKDHGLFQAICRVNRLDGEDKEYGFIIDYKDLFKSLDKAVKNYTSEAFDAYDVEDVAGLLEDRLKKGKERLDDALEAVKALCEPVEPPREQLQYQRYFVGNPEDREAVKDTEPQRRSLYKAVSQLVRAYANVADDMEEAGYHPATAQRIFEEVKFYKNLKQEVLIASNEYIDLKRYEPGMRQLIDYYIGAEESRTLSTFEDLGLIELIVEKGETAIDDLPPNMRKDKTAMAETIESNLRKVIIEERPSNPAYYEKMSVLLDELIQLRKEKAIAYEQYLKRVVELAGKTKKPGAGSPDYPSAINTGARRALYDNLYRNEKLTVALDEAVRYTKKDAWRKNKFRKKEVQFKVEEVLNEHGIHAPEEVERIFNLIVQRKEY
- a CDS encoding M48 family metallopeptidase, with product MAQITVSGIAVDIVRKDIKNMHLAVYPPDGRIRLAVPLRVTDEAARLFAISKLGWIKRHRRRFEEQEREPPREFRERESHYFLGRRYLLRIRKTEGAGRVELKGNTYLDLYVPEGASLEYKERTLNEWYRKQLKQMLPEMVARWEQKMDLKVNFWGVKRMKTKWGSCNIEQKRIWLNLELARKPASCLEYILVHEMAHLLERHHNGRFKALMDHYLPNWKHRREELNRLPVRHVDWGY
- a CDS encoding tetratricopeptide repeat protein, which gives rise to MTAEEYFEQGKTLYEEGEYEGAEAAYKKAVELDERHVEAWVGLASAYWKIEKYEQAHKACQETISMDADHAFARYRLGTIHDDLKQYDQAIEAYQTAIQLDPKSAYSWKGLGNVYREQKQYGQAIEAYQTAIQLDPKLALPWNGLGNVYWDQKQYGQAIEAFQTAIQLDPKLALPWNGLGNVYREQKAYSKAIEAFQAAIQLDPKFILSWHGLGIVYDMLQEGSKAGRCFLRAEALGQEAFAHNYFVAFSKLETHPFFSYRIIQSYMPPEDYAQWSRYIRITLENATPLKAYITWQSLRAEWGGLPEEKWRLWLGLIHYFMGDPSVALQYLNQSQAGRSGLSLMAAYYQVQACYDFFEPDEPYLQPALKQAETYLGPKPSFWKRLLSNTPRLDTEGILQCYYAGQIFVFNQEPEKALICFERIEKEYLPAAYMALQMCHELQYQKRKEQKVKALIKREARQQQFTKGLAATELNLDDPQFWKPFFHVAQYFELTEAIATFRFAASRAKYRKPPYVQNPKAQKYFHQLWKIRSEDWRRINARILEELNYRAFDQLFEEELQPKVKTAPKLSEAMIEERLDQYENAGLRSAFEHLRAMAVKGKAEQGLGELIKAGQFEPEQYQLLNAYFYSNGQLEDYERILLDFYILLQAEMKDGQLSKVQLAGVKKSADAVITDSLSYAIGFGASLMVPGLPAVVTAVGGVLGGYAIKMGAGALTELFMGFIQEEEPAFESYADFKEQFEGYIGERRRVLGEEGFYERYPVDELYNSH
- a CDS encoding helix-turn-helix transcriptional regulator, whose translation is MGKEEFDIPRKLNRILEELEQQERSILWLSKKTGISYQTVYDYAHNIRQPNLVKLRMIAIVLGVKSSDLVVG
- a CDS encoding M48 family metallopeptidase — translated: MFQEKAISQYKTSQKYSPTDHLLERHHNGRFKALMDHYLPNWKHRREALNRLPVRHVDWGY